One Roseimaritima multifibrata DNA window includes the following coding sequences:
- a CDS encoding serine/threonine-protein kinase, translating into MESSSDFQGLLATLLEAVERGEKIDRERLLREHPQYAESLCQFVDNDQFLRAGVQSSKPEEGASGSHSIDPMATIDPLLTLDSQDESRASSESRWSYGQLTAASFPVEFGDYSLLCEIDRGGMGIVYKAQHNTLRRIVALKVLRSGELSNPEELARFRAEAEATAGIEHPNIVSIFEVGEVRGLVFFTMAFVDGENLSTIVRRERMLAKEAARIVSRVADAVGAAHQRGIIHRDLKPSNLLLDAMGEPHLIDFGLAKTGANASLTCAGQILGTPAYMAPEQARGTDVTPACDVYALGGVLYELVSGEAPFIGPTPVDILLQVLNREAPSARTVNKQVPRALDRIINRAMQKKPEERYESAIALQQDLQRFILGEPIERSHSSLWERAEVWWRREPVLVSHLVGIFFVLCVVIVSILIRGTSLYASRWILGLLTLWGVCSFPIQKLSVYKRFRELVYFAWLSIDVVIYTTLIFMATPPRGLLLIGYPMMIAASGLFYRSRFVVFVTGISILGFIGLWASVDDPFKERLEFGVIYASGLIVLAICLLAMIRRIRGLVDYFAGGENIRGEE; encoded by the coding sequence ATGGAGTCAAGCAGCGATTTTCAAGGGCTACTTGCCACGCTTCTTGAAGCTGTCGAGCGCGGAGAAAAAATTGATCGTGAACGTTTGCTCCGCGAGCATCCGCAGTACGCTGAATCGCTTTGCCAATTTGTGGATAACGATCAATTTTTGCGTGCCGGAGTGCAATCGAGTAAGCCTGAGGAGGGAGCCAGCGGATCGCATTCGATCGATCCCATGGCGACAATTGATCCACTGCTTACACTCGATTCACAGGATGAAAGCCGGGCCTCCAGTGAATCACGTTGGTCGTACGGGCAGTTGACGGCAGCCTCTTTTCCTGTGGAATTTGGGGACTATTCCTTGCTTTGTGAAATCGATCGCGGAGGAATGGGGATCGTCTACAAAGCCCAGCACAACACCTTGCGCCGGATCGTTGCACTAAAAGTTCTACGCTCGGGGGAACTTTCCAATCCGGAAGAACTGGCGCGATTTCGAGCGGAAGCGGAAGCGACCGCTGGGATCGAACACCCCAATATTGTTTCCATCTTCGAAGTTGGTGAAGTCCGTGGATTGGTCTTTTTTACGATGGCCTTCGTCGATGGAGAAAACCTCAGCACGATTGTTCGAAGGGAACGGATGTTGGCAAAAGAGGCCGCACGGATCGTGTCTCGAGTTGCCGATGCGGTTGGTGCCGCACACCAACGTGGGATCATCCATCGAGATTTAAAGCCGTCCAATCTGTTGCTCGATGCAATGGGCGAACCTCATCTAATTGATTTTGGTTTGGCGAAAACAGGAGCCAATGCTTCGCTGACCTGTGCCGGACAGATCCTCGGGACGCCCGCGTATATGGCTCCAGAGCAAGCTCGCGGCACCGACGTGACCCCCGCGTGTGATGTCTACGCGCTCGGCGGCGTGCTGTACGAATTGGTATCGGGTGAGGCCCCTTTTATCGGGCCCACACCCGTCGACATTTTGCTGCAAGTGCTGAACCGTGAAGCCCCTTCGGCAAGGACCGTCAACAAACAGGTCCCGCGTGCACTCGATCGAATTATCAATCGTGCGATGCAGAAGAAACCCGAAGAACGCTATGAATCGGCCATCGCCTTGCAACAAGATCTGCAGCGTTTCATTCTGGGGGAACCGATCGAACGCTCGCATTCAAGCCTGTGGGAACGCGCAGAGGTGTGGTGGCGTCGAGAGCCGGTTCTGGTCAGTCATCTGGTCGGCATCTTCTTTGTGTTGTGTGTTGTGATTGTGTCGATCTTGATACGCGGGACCAGCCTCTATGCCTCGCGATGGATCCTAGGATTGTTGACTTTGTGGGGTGTTTGTTCGTTTCCCATTCAGAAGTTGTCTGTTTACAAACGATTTCGCGAACTGGTCTATTTTGCTTGGCTGAGTATCGACGTGGTTATTTATACAACGTTGATCTTTATGGCCACGCCACCACGCGGTTTACTGTTGATCGGATATCCGATGATGATCGCCGCCAGTGGGCTGTTCTATCGCTCCCGTTTTGTCGTCTTTGTTACCGGGATCAGCATCCTCGGGTTCATCGGGTTGTGGGCCAGCGTCGACGACCCCTTTAAAGAACGACTCGAATTTGGAGTCATCTATGCCTCCGGCCTGATCGTGTTAGCCATCTGCTTACTAGCAATGATCCGGCGGATCCGAGGATTGGTCGACTACTTCGCCGGCGGAGAAAATATCAGAGGAGAAGAGTAA
- a CDS encoding sigma-54 interaction domain-containing protein, whose protein sequence is MHWERDIDALDPQVAWRLLKPLLELLTDPKTLPEQLLEVLLAELRKELQAKSAGVVRQIGHDWIPVAWVGPPRDLCVDLIAESMDQGKRIDQQGWSVIPILTTAGIADAGPHQALLVPQTLLLEQPTPGTDPDDRLVTAMVRLWNSCGLFAERFGEARRRVERLQQMLDVSAQWQQFEDPDSLLEAIAGAATELLEAERASIFLWDRPRKKLIGKPALGVDGSPLEVEDNVGIVGAVLHSGRPRRWQASSDEEAEINRAVDLRLQFVTRSLVAVPLVAQDGKSIGVFEVINKRSGAFDDEDVDSLTRLATHAAAVIHNNHLRCTAIQSRDRLVENVAGEVQVIGESPPMVALRATIKRVAKTDLALLILGENGTGKEVLARSVHFQSGRRSEPFVAVNCAALVESLLESELFGHEKGAFTDAHQTRPGKFELASGGTLFLDEIGDMSLGGQAKLLRVLEEKVIVRVGGSTPIPVDVRVLAATNQPLAEMVREKKFREDLYFRLNVVVMDLPPLRERGDDLLRLADYFLKDFASHIGRQPLKLSESAVRSLRQHRWSGNIRELRNVMERVSYLCSGDTLEAEDLSFAADPGRIASNGSHLPAESLESIAELGLTEATRRYQIGLIEQAIDTAQGNMTVAAESLGLHRSNLYRKMKQLGIQ, encoded by the coding sequence ATGCACTGGGAACGGGATATCGATGCCCTTGATCCGCAGGTCGCTTGGCGTTTGTTGAAACCGCTGCTGGAATTGCTGACCGATCCCAAAACCCTTCCCGAACAGCTGCTGGAAGTTCTGCTGGCGGAACTTCGCAAAGAACTACAGGCGAAATCGGCCGGGGTGGTCCGGCAAATCGGGCACGACTGGATCCCGGTTGCCTGGGTCGGGCCGCCGCGGGACCTCTGTGTCGATTTAATCGCTGAATCGATGGATCAAGGAAAACGGATCGATCAGCAGGGCTGGTCCGTGATCCCGATTCTCACGACGGCGGGAATCGCGGATGCTGGCCCCCATCAAGCCTTATTGGTTCCGCAAACGCTGCTGCTGGAACAACCAACCCCCGGAACCGATCCGGATGATCGGTTGGTCACCGCGATGGTTCGCCTGTGGAATTCGTGTGGGCTATTCGCCGAACGCTTCGGTGAAGCGAGACGCCGGGTCGAACGATTGCAGCAAATGCTGGATGTTTCGGCACAGTGGCAACAGTTTGAGGATCCCGATTCCCTCTTGGAAGCGATCGCCGGAGCGGCGACCGAACTGCTGGAGGCGGAACGGGCCAGTATTTTTCTGTGGGATCGCCCACGGAAGAAACTGATCGGAAAACCTGCCCTCGGCGTGGATGGCAGCCCGCTGGAAGTGGAAGACAATGTCGGCATTGTCGGAGCGGTGTTGCACTCGGGGCGACCAAGACGCTGGCAGGCATCCTCGGATGAGGAAGCCGAAATCAACCGAGCGGTCGATCTTCGCTTGCAGTTTGTGACGCGATCCTTGGTCGCGGTACCTTTGGTCGCTCAGGATGGAAAATCGATTGGTGTCTTTGAAGTCATCAATAAGCGAAGCGGCGCATTTGACGATGAGGACGTTGATTCGCTGACTCGCTTGGCAACCCACGCGGCTGCCGTGATCCACAACAACCATCTCCGCTGTACCGCGATCCAGTCACGTGATCGGTTGGTTGAAAATGTCGCGGGTGAAGTACAGGTGATCGGCGAATCCCCTCCCATGGTCGCCCTGAGGGCAACGATCAAACGCGTTGCCAAGACCGATTTGGCTTTGCTGATCTTAGGTGAAAATGGAACAGGAAAAGAGGTCTTAGCACGCAGTGTTCACTTTCAATCCGGCCGCCGGTCGGAACCCTTTGTTGCGGTCAATTGTGCGGCATTGGTAGAAAGTTTGCTGGAAAGCGAACTGTTTGGCCATGAAAAAGGAGCCTTCACCGACGCCCATCAAACGCGGCCGGGGAAATTTGAATTGGCATCGGGGGGGACTTTGTTTCTTGACGAAATCGGGGACATGAGCTTGGGAGGCCAAGCAAAATTGCTGCGAGTCCTTGAAGAGAAAGTGATCGTCCGAGTCGGCGGATCGACGCCGATTCCTGTTGATGTTCGAGTCCTTGCCGCAACCAATCAGCCTCTCGCCGAAATGGTTCGAGAGAAAAAATTTCGTGAGGATTTGTATTTTCGCCTGAACGTTGTTGTGATGGATTTGCCGCCGCTGCGTGAACGCGGTGACGACCTTTTGCGGTTGGCTGATTACTTTCTGAAAGATTTTGCCAGCCATATTGGACGTCAGCCTTTGAAATTATCTGAATCGGCTGTGCGATCCCTTCGCCAGCACCGTTGGTCGGGGAATATTCGTGAGCTGCGAAATGTGATGGAACGCGTTAGCTACCTCTGTTCCGGTGACACGCTGGAAGCCGAGGACCTCTCCTTCGCGGCCGATCCTGGACGAATCGCTTCCAACGGTTCGCATTTGCCTGCCGAATCGCTCGAAAGCATCGCGGAACTGGGCCTGACGGAGGCGACCAGGCGGTACCAGATTGGGCTGATCGAGCAAGCGATTGATACGGCTCAAGGCAATATGACCGTTGCTGCCGAAAGCCTTGGTTTGCATCGAAGCAATCTGTATCGCAAAATGAAGCAGTTGGGGATACAGTAG